The following are from one region of the Ochotona princeps isolate mOchPri1 chromosome 4, mOchPri1.hap1, whole genome shotgun sequence genome:
- the LOC131479995 gene encoding adenylate kinase 4, mitochondrial-like, which translates to MASKLLRAVILGPPGSGKGTVCQMIAQNFGLQHLSSGHFLRENIKTNTEVGGMAKKYLERGLLVPDHVITRLMLSELESRSGQHWLLSGFPRTLAQAEALDKICDLDLVITLNIPFETLKDRLSRRWIHPPSGRVYNMDFNPPHVHGIDDITGEALIQQEEDKPEAVAARLRRYKDTAKPVIELYKSRGVLHQFSGTETNKIWPYVYTLFSNNLLLNQYFRKTLDPYRDPTVPNNWPLPLQVRKFHCKAETKDSIYTLKGLSPQ; encoded by the exons ATGGCTTCTAAACTCCTGCGAGCAGTCATCCTCGGGCCGCCCGGCTCGGGGAAAGGCACTGTGTGCCAGATGATTGCCCAGAACTTTGGCCTGCAGCACCTCTCCAGCGGCCACTTCTTGCGGGAGAACATCAAGACTAACACCGAAGTTGGTGGTATGGCCAAGAAATACCTAGAGAGAGGCCTTTTGGTCCCAGATCATGTCATTACACGCCTGATGCTCTCGGAGCTGGAGAGCAGGAGTGGCCAGCACTGGCTTCTGAGCGGCTTTCCGAGGACACTAGCACAGGCTGAAGCTTTAGACAAAATTTGTGACCTGGATCTAGTGATCACTTTGAACATTCCGTTTGAGACATTGAAAGATCGGCTCAGCCGTCGTTGGATTCACCCTCCCAGCGGAAGAGTGTATAACATGGACTTCAACCCGCCTCACGTGCATGGAATTGATGACATCACGGGAGAAGCATTAATCCAACAAGAGGAAGATAAGCCTGAAGCAGTTGCTGCGCGGCTAAGACGGTATAAGGACACTGCGAAGCCAGTCATTGAGCTATACAAGAGCCGAGGAGTGCTCCACCAGTTTTCGGGGACGGAGACTAATAAAATATGGCCTTATGTTTACACACTTTTCTCAAACAACTTACTTCTAAACCAATACTTCCGTAAAACCTTAG ATCCTTACAGGGACCCCACGGTGCCCAATAACTGGCCTTTGCCCCTACAGGTTCGAAAGTTCCATTGCAAGGCAGAGACCAAGGATTCCATCTATACCCTCAAAGGACTCTCACCACAGTAG